Genomic segment of Arachis hypogaea cultivar Tifrunner chromosome 11, arahy.Tifrunner.gnm2.J5K5, whole genome shotgun sequence:
GTATATGTATAGATTTGGAATAAAGCAGGATGTAATCAGAGTTCATTCGCTCTAACCATTTATactcctaatatatatatatatatgagatgaGAAGGGATGTGGCTATAGTGGTCCATGATCAATGCTAATATATTGTTTCAATTCTTCCCTTGCTTATTTGATAACGGACTGGGTTCTGCATCTGAGCATCTCTATTATTCGTTAATTATAGCATAGTTGTGAAATTATTTTGCCATCGGCCTTTAATTTTCTATGGTCCTTTGCTTTGAAGCCCTTTATGatgtaatataataatttatatggtAATGACTTTTTGATGGGTGGCTTCTTACTTCCAGAAGTTGATGTATAGTAACTCCTCTCGGAATTAGAGAACATAGTCCGGAATATATTTGTAGGGTACATAATATATAGTAAATATGCTATGTATTTTGGTTACTACTTATACAGAGGTTCTTTATATTTATCAGGCTAAGGATTCTATTGAGGAAAGATCCAAAGACAACATCAGTGTCTCTGTTGATCATGTATCTCAGAATGATGGACAGCAGATTAGAATGGAAAATTCTAGTTCAATTGATCCTGAAGGCAgcaaagaaaatgcaagtaatgGTGCTGCTGGTAATTTTCCAAGGGAAATGGTTTCCAATGACCAAATGTCCGCTTCAAGAAGCTTTGATGAACAACTTGGTACTGATATTAATTTTGGATGGAAGATGGTGATGCATGAGGAAAGCCAGCGCTATTATTATTGGAATGTTGAAACTGGGGAAACTTCATGGGAAGTGCCCCAGGTTTTGGCGCAAGCAGCTCAGTTATCGAGCGATTCAATGCTTCCTTCTGTTGATGATAAAACAGTCGGCGGTGCTGTTGGTATTGATAATTCCAGTTTTCCCTCTTCTGTGATGCAGGACACTTCAGCTACTTTCACACTTGATAATTCAGCAGAAACCATAGTGACTTCTCATAATGAGTTGTATGGGCATGGATCCCAAATGAATGGATGTAGTGGTGAACATACAAATGTAACTCATGGAAGGGAATCGATTGGGAATAATGGTAGTATGAGTTTTCCTTATGGAGGTGATCCTTCATATGTTCCAAATTACAGTGCTGAAGAGCAGCAGTCACAAATTGATTTGCCTTCTCATCTTGAAAAACAGTGTGAGATTTTATTAGGGAGGATGAAGTCACTAAAAGAGTAAGTATATAGCTTTAGCTTTTCTgcagcattttttttgttttagttgttTGGTTAAGTTTTTGTAATCTTTAATCATTGTTTCTTCCCAAATTTAATTACTATCGACATATTTTACAGGTCAAAGGGCAATTTGCAAGATCAGGACACCTTGTCAAAGTATATGTTAGAGATTGAGATTAGACTTTCTGATATTAGGTCGCTTGCTTCATATGGAGCATCTTTGCTTCCATTCTGGGTGCATTCCGACAATCAGATAAAACTACTTGAAAGTGTGATAAACAATTTCCAAACTGCGGAATCAGCAGAAGTTGAAGCTGAGGATAAAGATGTCCCTGACTCGGAAGCAGTGGGTGAGCAGCAGAATGGCTTGGGACATGATTCTGAATtatataacaataacaacaaagacTGCACTCTTACTTCTGAAGTTTCGAATGGACCTCAGGCTGATGCTTCACCTGTAGTTTTGAAAGATACCTATGATGAAATTCCTACAAATTCTCAGCATTTTTCTTCATCTAATGTTTCTGATAATCATTTGGAAACTGGTATAGATGTTCATACAGAAGTTCAAACAAATACAAATCCTGAGCAATCAACTCTTGGACATGGGTATAAttttgaagatgatgatgacatGGATGTGGACATGGAAGTTGAAGATATGAATTCCTCAGGCAATGTAACTGATGCAGATGCATCAGTTGCAAAGGATCTTGGACAAACAGAGCATGAGGTTCAGTTGAATCCACTAGGCGACAGCCATTCTTTGTTGCCAGAACATCAGTTTGTTGTCCCCCCACCTCCAGACGATGAGTGGATCCCTCCACCACCGCCTGATAATGAGCAGGCCCCTCCCCCTCCGCTGCCACCCGATGATGAACAGGCGCCCCCTCCTCCACCTGGTGATCCACAACCACCTCCATATCATGCTCTCCCATCTTACGCCGAGACAGGGCAGCCTCTTTCTTACACACAATATAGTTTATCTTATGGACAGACAGGGCAGTCACTTTCTTACACACCTGTTGCTGGCTCCGAGTATTATGGACAGACA
This window contains:
- the LOC112720108 gene encoding uncharacterized protein isoform X7, with protein sequence MLLGQYSDDEMDDGSSKVPGDAKVQSPVSNEEAKDSIEERSKDNISVSVDHVSQNDGQQIRMENSSSIDPEGSKENASNGAAGNFPREMVSNDQMSASRSFDEQLGTDINFGWKMVMHEESQRYYYWNVETGETSWEVPQVLAQAAQLSSDSMLPSVDDKTVGGAVGIDNSSFPSSVMQDTSATFTLDNSAETIVTSHNELYGHGSQMNGCSGEHTNVTHGRESIGNNGSMSFPYGGDPSYVPNYSAEEQQSQIDLPSHLEKQCEILLGRMKSLKESKGNLQDQDTLSKYMLEIEIRLSDIRSLASYGASLLPFWVHSDNQIKLLESVINNFQTAESAEVEAEDKDVPDSEAVGEQQNGLGHDSELYNNNNKDCTLTSEVSNGPQADASPVVLKDTYDEIPTNSQHFSSSNVSDNHLETGIDVHTEVQTNTNPEQSTLGHGYNFEDDDDMDVDMEVEDMNSSGNVTDADASVAKDLGQTEHEVQLNPLGDSHSLLPEHQFVVPPPPDDEWIPPPPPDNEQAPPPPLPPDDEQAPPPPPGDPQPPPYHALPSYAETGQPLSYTQYSLSYGQTGQSLSYTPVAGSEYYGQTAPEVPTSNIYGQIAMPPGQLYYSAVPNLYSENPQLVVNPSDPVSYYELQEGAGSANIPVNNSSDSCVGGVDRASGDVPSTSSSMAAPATVSVDESASLPSTIAEAAAVSAASSAVAKTQTKVVRKKRAVAVGSSLKSNKKVSSLVNKWKAAKEELLEEEEEPESVYEVFERKRQREIEEWHAKQIASGEAKDNANFQPLGGDWRERVKRKRAQKARESLEAPHDAVEPRQQQPDMTELSKGLPSNWQAYWDETSKQVYYGNTITLETTWDRPTK
- the LOC112720108 gene encoding uncharacterized protein isoform X4, with product MTPNCSPLLSASRNFRGSDGQPQNPLMLLGQYSDDEMDDGSSKVPGDAKVQSPVSNEEAKDSIEERSKDNISVSVDHVSQNDGQQIRMENSSSIDPEGSKENASNGAAGNFPREMVSNDQMSASRSFDEQLGTDINFGWKMVMHEESQRYYYWNVETGETSWEVPQVLAQAAQLSSDSMLPSVDDKTVGGAVGIDNSSFPSSVMQDTSATFTLDNSAETIVTSHNELYGHGSQMNGCSGEHTNVTHGRESIGNNGSMSFPYGGDPSYVPNYSAEEQQSQIDLPSHLEKQCEILLGRMKSLKESKGNLQDQDTLSKYMLEIEIRLSDIRSLASYGASLLPFWVHSDNQIKLLESVINNFQTAESAEVEAEDKDVPDSEAVGEQQNGLGHDSELYNNNNKDCTLTSEVSNGPQADASPVVLKDTYDEIPTNSQHFSSSNVSDNHLETGIDVHTEVQTNTNPEQSTLGHGYNFEDDDDMDVDMEVEDMNSSGNVTDADASVAKDLGQTEHEVQLNPLGDSHSLLPEHQFVVPPPPDDEWIPPPPPDNEQAPPPPLPPDDEQAPPPPPGDPQPPPYHALPSYAETGQPLSYTQYSLSYGQTGQSLSYTPVAGSEYYGQTAPEVPTSNIYGQIAMPPGQLYYSAVPNLYSENPQLVVNPSDPVSYYELQEGAGSANIPVNNSSDSCVGGVDRASGDVPSTSSSMAAPATVSVDESASLPSTIAEAAAVSAASSAVAKTQTKVRKKRAVAVGSSLKSNKKVSSLVNKWKAAKEELLEEEEEPESVYEVFERKRQREIEEWHAKQIASGEAKDNANFQPLGGDWRERVKRKRAQKARESLEAPHDAVEPRQQQPDMTELSKGLPSNWQAYWDETSKQVYYGNTITLETTWDRPTK
- the LOC112720108 gene encoding uncharacterized protein isoform X1; the protein is MGKRKERRLAALSNAGRRVKLDLFAEPSGELGGSNVQGDAGGDTDSQHRDGLPNSPSSSGQPQNPLMLLGQYSDDEMDDGSSKVPGDAKVQSPVSNEEAKDSIEERSKDNISVSVDHVSQNDGQQIRMENSSSIDPEGSKENASNGAAGNFPREMVSNDQMSASRSFDEQLGTDINFGWKMVMHEESQRYYYWNVETGETSWEVPQVLAQAAQLSSDSMLPSVDDKTVGGAVGIDNSSFPSSVMQDTSATFTLDNSAETIVTSHNELYGHGSQMNGCSGEHTNVTHGRESIGNNGSMSFPYGGDPSYVPNYSAEEQQSQIDLPSHLEKQCEILLGRMKSLKESKGNLQDQDTLSKYMLEIEIRLSDIRSLASYGASLLPFWVHSDNQIKLLESVINNFQTAESAEVEAEDKDVPDSEAVGEQQNGLGHDSELYNNNNKDCTLTSEVSNGPQADASPVVLKDTYDEIPTNSQHFSSSNVSDNHLETGIDVHTEVQTNTNPEQSTLGHGYNFEDDDDMDVDMEVEDMNSSGNVTDADASVAKDLGQTEHEVQLNPLGDSHSLLPEHQFVVPPPPDDEWIPPPPPDNEQAPPPPLPPDDEQAPPPPPGDPQPPPYHALPSYAETGQPLSYTQYSLSYGQTGQSLSYTPVAGSEYYGQTAPEVPTSNIYGQIAMPPGQLYYSAVPNLYSENPQLVVNPSDPVSYYELQEGAGSANIPVNNSSDSCVGGVDRASGDVPSTSSSMAAPATVSVDESASLPSTIAEAAAVSAASSAVAKTQTKVVRKKRAVAVGSSLKSNKKVSSLVNKWKAAKEELLEEEEEPESVYEVFERKRQREIEEWHAKQIASGEAKDNANFQPLGGDWRERVKRKRAQKARESLEAPHDAVEPRQQQPDMTELSKGLPSNWQAYWDETSKQVYYGNTITLETTWDRPTK
- the LOC112720108 gene encoding uncharacterized protein isoform X3, encoding MTPNCSPLLSASRNFRGSDGQPQNPLMLLGQYSDDEMDDGSSKVPGDAKVQSPVSNEEAKDSIEERSKDNISVSVDHVSQNDGQQIRMENSSSIDPEGSKENASNGAAGNFPREMVSNDQMSASRSFDEQLGTDINFGWKMVMHEESQRYYYWNVETGETSWEVPQVLAQAAQLSSDSMLPSVDDKTVGGAVGIDNSSFPSSVMQDTSATFTLDNSAETIVTSHNELYGHGSQMNGCSGEHTNVTHGRESIGNNGSMSFPYGGDPSYVPNYSAEEQQSQIDLPSHLEKQCEILLGRMKSLKESKGNLQDQDTLSKYMLEIEIRLSDIRSLASYGASLLPFWVHSDNQIKLLESVINNFQTAESAEVEAEDKDVPDSEAVGEQQNGLGHDSELYNNNNKDCTLTSEVSNGPQADASPVVLKDTYDEIPTNSQHFSSSNVSDNHLETGIDVHTEVQTNTNPEQSTLGHGYNFEDDDDMDVDMEVEDMNSSGNVTDADASVAKDLGQTEHEVQLNPLGDSHSLLPEHQFVVPPPPDDEWIPPPPPDNEQAPPPPLPPDDEQAPPPPPGDPQPPPYHALPSYAETGQPLSYTQYSLSYGQTGQSLSYTPVAGSEYYGQTAPEVPTSNIYGQIAMPPGQLYYSAVPNLYSENPQLVVNPSDPVSYYELQEGAGSANIPVNNSSDSCVGGVDRASGDVPSTSSSMAAPATVSVDESASLPSTIAEAAAVSAASSAVAKTQTKVVRKKRAVAVGSSLKSNKKVSSLVNKWKAAKEELLEEEEEPESVYEVFERKRQREIEEWHAKQIASGEAKDNANFQPLGGDWRERVKRKRAQKARESLEAPHDAVEPRQQQPDMTELSKGLPSNWQAYWDETSKQVYYGNTITLETTWDRPTK
- the LOC112720108 gene encoding uncharacterized protein isoform X8 gives rise to the protein MLLGQYSDDEMDDGSSKVPGDAKVQSPVSNEEAKDSIEERSKDNISVSVDHVSQNDGQQIRMENSSSIDPEGSKENASNGAAGNFPREMVSNDQMSASRSFDEQLGTDINFGWKMVMHEESQRYYYWNVETGETSWEVPQVLAQAAQLSSDSMLPSVDDKTVGGAVGIDNSSFPSSVMQDTSATFTLDNSAETIVTSHNELYGHGSQMNGCSGEHTNVTHGRESIGNNGSMSFPYGGDPSYVPNYSAEEQQSQIDLPSHLEKQCEILLGRMKSLKESKGNLQDQDTLSKYMLEIEIRLSDIRSLASYGASLLPFWVHSDNQIKLLESVINNFQTAESAEVEAEDKDVPDSEAVGEQQNGLGHDSELYNNNNKDCTLTSEVSNGPQADASPVVLKDTYDEIPTNSQHFSSSNVSDNHLETGIDVHTEVQTNTNPEQSTLGHGYNFEDDDDMDVDMEVEDMNSSGNVTDADASVAKDLGQTEHEVQLNPLGDSHSLLPEHQFVVPPPPDDEWIPPPPPDNEQAPPPPLPPDDEQAPPPPPGDPQPPPYHALPSYAETGQPLSYTQYSLSYGQTGQSLSYTPVAGSEYYGQTAPEVPTSNIYGQIAMPPGQLYYSAVPNLYSENPQLVVNPSDPVSYYELQEGAGSANIPVNNSSDSCVGGVDRASGDVPSTSSSMAAPATVSVDESASLPSTIAEAAAVSAASSAVAKTQTKVRKKRAVAVGSSLKSNKKVSSLVNKWKAAKEELLEEEEEPESVYEVFERKRQREIEEWHAKQIASGEAKDNANFQPLGGDWRERVKRKRAQKARESLEAPHDAVEPRQQQPDMTELSKGLPSNWQAYWDETSKQVYYGNTITLETTWDRPTK
- the LOC112720108 gene encoding uncharacterized protein isoform X6 — protein: MTPNCSPLLSASRNFRGQPQNPLMLLGQYSDDEMDDGSSKVPGDAKVQSPVSNEEAKDSIEERSKDNISVSVDHVSQNDGQQIRMENSSSIDPEGSKENASNGAAGNFPREMVSNDQMSASRSFDEQLGTDINFGWKMVMHEESQRYYYWNVETGETSWEVPQVLAQAAQLSSDSMLPSVDDKTVGGAVGIDNSSFPSSVMQDTSATFTLDNSAETIVTSHNELYGHGSQMNGCSGEHTNVTHGRESIGNNGSMSFPYGGDPSYVPNYSAEEQQSQIDLPSHLEKQCEILLGRMKSLKESKGNLQDQDTLSKYMLEIEIRLSDIRSLASYGASLLPFWVHSDNQIKLLESVINNFQTAESAEVEAEDKDVPDSEAVGEQQNGLGHDSELYNNNNKDCTLTSEVSNGPQADASPVVLKDTYDEIPTNSQHFSSSNVSDNHLETGIDVHTEVQTNTNPEQSTLGHGYNFEDDDDMDVDMEVEDMNSSGNVTDADASVAKDLGQTEHEVQLNPLGDSHSLLPEHQFVVPPPPDDEWIPPPPPDNEQAPPPPLPPDDEQAPPPPPGDPQPPPYHALPSYAETGQPLSYTQYSLSYGQTGQSLSYTPVAGSEYYGQTAPEVPTSNIYGQIAMPPGQLYYSAVPNLYSENPQLVVNPSDPVSYYELQEGAGSANIPVNNSSDSCVGGVDRASGDVPSTSSSMAAPATVSVDESASLPSTIAEAAAVSAASSAVAKTQTKVRKKRAVAVGSSLKSNKKVSSLVNKWKAAKEELLEEEEEPESVYEVFERKRQREIEEWHAKQIASGEAKDNANFQPLGGDWRERVKRKRAQKARESLEAPHDAVEPRQQQPDMTELSKGLPSNWQAYWDETSKQVYYGNTITLETTWDRPTK
- the LOC112720108 gene encoding uncharacterized protein isoform X2, which produces MGKRKERRLAALSNAGRRVKLDLFAEPSGELGGSNVQGDAGGDTDSQHRDGLPNSPSSSGQPQNPLMLLGQYSDDEMDDGSSKVPGDAKVQSPVSNEEAKDSIEERSKDNISVSVDHVSQNDGQQIRMENSSSIDPEGSKENASNGAAGNFPREMVSNDQMSASRSFDEQLGTDINFGWKMVMHEESQRYYYWNVETGETSWEVPQVLAQAAQLSSDSMLPSVDDKTVGGAVGIDNSSFPSSVMQDTSATFTLDNSAETIVTSHNELYGHGSQMNGCSGEHTNVTHGRESIGNNGSMSFPYGGDPSYVPNYSAEEQQSQIDLPSHLEKQCEILLGRMKSLKESKGNLQDQDTLSKYMLEIEIRLSDIRSLASYGASLLPFWVHSDNQIKLLESVINNFQTAESAEVEAEDKDVPDSEAVGEQQNGLGHDSELYNNNNKDCTLTSEVSNGPQADASPVVLKDTYDEIPTNSQHFSSSNVSDNHLETGIDVHTEVQTNTNPEQSTLGHGYNFEDDDDMDVDMEVEDMNSSGNVTDADASVAKDLGQTEHEVQLNPLGDSHSLLPEHQFVVPPPPDDEWIPPPPPDNEQAPPPPLPPDDEQAPPPPPGDPQPPPYHALPSYAETGQPLSYTQYSLSYGQTGQSLSYTPVAGSEYYGQTAPEVPTSNIYGQIAMPPGQLYYSAVPNLYSENPQLVVNPSDPVSYYELQEGAGSANIPVNNSSDSCVGGVDRASGDVPSTSSSMAAPATVSVDESASLPSTIAEAAAVSAASSAVAKTQTKVRKKRAVAVGSSLKSNKKVSSLVNKWKAAKEELLEEEEEPESVYEVFERKRQREIEEWHAKQIASGEAKDNANFQPLGGDWRERVKRKRAQKARESLEAPHDAVEPRQQQPDMTELSKGLPSNWQAYWDETSKQVYYGNTITLETTWDRPTK
- the LOC112720108 gene encoding uncharacterized protein isoform X5 gives rise to the protein MTPNCSPLLSASRNFRGQPQNPLMLLGQYSDDEMDDGSSKVPGDAKVQSPVSNEEAKDSIEERSKDNISVSVDHVSQNDGQQIRMENSSSIDPEGSKENASNGAAGNFPREMVSNDQMSASRSFDEQLGTDINFGWKMVMHEESQRYYYWNVETGETSWEVPQVLAQAAQLSSDSMLPSVDDKTVGGAVGIDNSSFPSSVMQDTSATFTLDNSAETIVTSHNELYGHGSQMNGCSGEHTNVTHGRESIGNNGSMSFPYGGDPSYVPNYSAEEQQSQIDLPSHLEKQCEILLGRMKSLKESKGNLQDQDTLSKYMLEIEIRLSDIRSLASYGASLLPFWVHSDNQIKLLESVINNFQTAESAEVEAEDKDVPDSEAVGEQQNGLGHDSELYNNNNKDCTLTSEVSNGPQADASPVVLKDTYDEIPTNSQHFSSSNVSDNHLETGIDVHTEVQTNTNPEQSTLGHGYNFEDDDDMDVDMEVEDMNSSGNVTDADASVAKDLGQTEHEVQLNPLGDSHSLLPEHQFVVPPPPDDEWIPPPPPDNEQAPPPPLPPDDEQAPPPPPGDPQPPPYHALPSYAETGQPLSYTQYSLSYGQTGQSLSYTPVAGSEYYGQTAPEVPTSNIYGQIAMPPGQLYYSAVPNLYSENPQLVVNPSDPVSYYELQEGAGSANIPVNNSSDSCVGGVDRASGDVPSTSSSMAAPATVSVDESASLPSTIAEAAAVSAASSAVAKTQTKVVRKKRAVAVGSSLKSNKKVSSLVNKWKAAKEELLEEEEEPESVYEVFERKRQREIEEWHAKQIASGEAKDNANFQPLGGDWRERVKRKRAQKARESLEAPHDAVEPRQQQPDMTELSKGLPSNWQAYWDETSKQVYYGNTITLETTWDRPTK